Proteins found in one Macrobrachium nipponense isolate FS-2020 chromosome 4, ASM1510439v2, whole genome shotgun sequence genomic segment:
- the LOC135210693 gene encoding uncharacterized protein LOC135210693, with amino-acid sequence MPLLGGSRSNSNLVNGRSIEILRDMIVIGCHMVLYNQKDFDGYDAPNYRGIMKPYHEAFRNCFINNCVGLVWNGASNLCYLKIKTEEETGTRMNSNSNSYFWKAVCQ; translated from the exons ATGCCACTTTTGGGgggcagcaggagcaacagtaatTTAGTGAACGGCAGGAGTATTGAG aTCCTGAGAGACATGATAGTCATTG GCTGTCACATGGTTTTGTATAATCAAAAGGATTTCGACGGATATGATGCTCCTAACTACCGTGGAATCATGAAACCTTATCATGAAGCATTTAGAAATTGCTTCATCAACAACTGTGTTGGTTTGGTTTGGAATGGAGCCTCCA ATTTATGCTACTTGAagataaaaacagaagaagaaactgGAACCAGAATGAATTCAAACAGCAACAGCTATTTCTGGAAGGCTGTATGCCAGTAA